One Nostoc punctiforme PCC 73102 DNA window includes the following coding sequences:
- the cruG gene encoding 2'-O-glycosyltransferase CruG, protein MTTVDNALIVESAISFLLLLIQVPATAILFSRLLKGPRRLPPIKPQQPTPDLLGKVSVVVPTLNEALRISPLLAGLSQQSYEVREILVVDSNSSDGTPDLVKATQQKDPRFRVMTDDPLPSGWVGRPWALHNGFLYSSEDSQWFLGLDADIQPHPGLVAGLVKTAEAQGYDLVSLSPQFILKYPGECWLQPALLMTLLYRFDPAGINAEHPERVMANGQCFLCRRSVLAAVGGYSSASSSFCDDVTLARNIATLGYKVGFLDGAKVLKVRMYEGAMETWKEWGRSLDLKDATSRSQLWGDLWLLTSVQGLPLLIVLSFLLISPSLSYSLQTRLNSSLPAPLLLLLGLNLFLVVIRFAMLIAIAPSYDRKSAKGGWLFWLSPLADPLAVLRIFLSAFHKPREWRGRKYSAE, encoded by the coding sequence TTGACAACAGTAGACAACGCTTTAATAGTAGAAAGTGCCATATCCTTTTTATTGCTACTTATTCAAGTACCAGCAACGGCGATTCTGTTTTCGCGCTTGTTAAAGGGGCCAAGACGGCTACCACCAATAAAACCGCAACAGCCAACGCCAGACCTTTTAGGTAAGGTTAGTGTCGTAGTTCCCACACTGAATGAAGCGCTTCGCATTAGCCCTCTGTTAGCTGGTTTAAGTCAGCAAAGCTACGAAGTTCGGGAAATTCTTGTTGTAGATAGCAACTCCAGTGATGGTACACCCGACTTAGTAAAAGCCACACAGCAAAAAGATCCGCGCTTTCGTGTGATGACGGATGATCCTTTACCTTCTGGTTGGGTGGGGCGACCTTGGGCATTGCATAACGGTTTTCTATATAGCTCTGAGGATAGTCAGTGGTTTTTGGGTCTGGATGCTGATATTCAACCACATCCTGGTTTGGTTGCGGGTTTAGTGAAGACGGCCGAAGCACAAGGCTATGACTTAGTTTCCCTTTCGCCCCAGTTTATCCTCAAATATCCAGGGGAATGCTGGCTACAACCAGCTTTGTTGATGACTTTACTTTACCGATTTGACCCTGCTGGCATTAATGCAGAGCACCCTGAACGGGTGATGGCAAATGGGCAGTGTTTTTTGTGTCGTCGCTCCGTTTTAGCTGCTGTGGGTGGTTACAGCAGCGCCAGTAGTTCTTTTTGTGATGATGTCACCTTGGCACGAAATATTGCGACTCTTGGGTATAAAGTTGGCTTTTTAGATGGCGCAAAGGTGCTGAAAGTACGAATGTATGAAGGGGCGATGGAGACGTGGAAGGAATGGGGGCGGAGTCTTGACCTTAAAGATGCAACTTCTCGTTCCCAGTTGTGGGGAGATTTATGGCTACTCACATCTGTTCAAGGTCTACCCCTTTTAATTGTCCTCAGTTTTTTATTAATTTCTCCCTCACTCTCGTACTCGCTACAGACGCGATTAAACTCGTCTCTACCCGCTCCCCTACTTCTTCTACTGGGACTGAATTTATTCTTAGTAGTGATTCGCTTTGCGATGCTAATTGCGATCGCACCTTCCTACGATCGCAAAAGTGCTAAAGGCGGCTGGTTATTCTGGCTTTCCCCTTTAGCCGATCCCCTAGCTGTGCTACGAATCTTCTTATCTGCGTTCCACAAGCCACGCGAGTGGCGAGGACGCAAGTATAGTGCTGAGTAG
- the rnhA gene encoding ribonuclease HI, producing the protein MSTQPTIQSIYTDGACTGNPGPGGWGVVVYFSDGSIHEMGDASPHTTNNKMEMQAAIAALQFLQTSQQAQPITLHTDSEYLINCVTKWVKGWKKKGWKKSDGKPVQNQELLETLDELNTQQVKWQHVRGHSGNIGNERCDAIARTYASGKIPSLQQFTSTNFYKSLPSTNELNVAKVADYEKKSRIINQSNQEISTSALEITVMEPSTGPTAATIDEKPAEMRVSQLRSLVETLRIADEISEKGYLITSSELADLMDVHASAVTSRGDQWRWRNWIVSRVRREGNQILWELERGDQVGGEEE; encoded by the coding sequence ATGTCCACTCAACCCACAATCCAAAGTATATATACCGATGGTGCTTGCACCGGCAACCCTGGCCCTGGTGGTTGGGGAGTTGTCGTCTACTTTAGCGATGGCTCAATCCACGAAATGGGCGATGCATCGCCTCATACCACCAATAATAAAATGGAAATGCAAGCTGCGATCGCAGCTCTCCAATTTCTGCAAACATCTCAACAAGCACAACCAATCACCCTTCATACCGATAGCGAATACCTGATTAACTGCGTAACCAAGTGGGTGAAAGGCTGGAAAAAGAAAGGCTGGAAAAAGTCAGATGGTAAACCCGTCCAAAACCAAGAGCTTTTGGAAACTCTTGATGAACTCAATACCCAACAGGTAAAATGGCAACACGTCAGGGGACATTCTGGTAACATAGGTAACGAACGTTGTGATGCGATCGCTCGCACTTATGCTAGTGGCAAAATTCCTTCGCTACAACAATTTACTTCTACAAATTTTTATAAATCTTTACCTTCCACAAATGAACTAAATGTAGCAAAAGTAGCTGATTATGAAAAAAAGTCTCGAATAATTAACCAAAGTAACCAAGAAATCAGTACTTCTGCACTAGAAATAACCGTTATGGAACCATCAACTGGGCCTACTGCGGCCACTATCGATGAAAAACCGGCAGAAATGAGGGTTTCGCAACTCCGCAGCTTGGTCGAAACTCTGCGTATCGCTGACGAAATTTCAGAAAAAGGCTACTTAATCACCAGTTCTGAGTTAGCAGACTTGATGGATGTCCACGCCAGCGCTGTTACCAGTCGGGGAGATCAATGGCGCTGGCGAAACTGGATAGTGTCACGGGTACGCCGTGAAGGAAATCAAATTCTTTGGGAACTGGAACGCGGGGATCAAGTAGGAGGTGAAGAGGAATAG
- the cruF gene encoding gamma-carotene 1'-hydroxylase CruF → MRQLVIVERVCLIGHIVSKAFGLVGMLLVIPNADIIFNLSQVGETAIQLSMAGGGVVDIILGTIAVSIYAYRTLGLGTWLAFMLPAMLISLGSELLGTSTGFPFGDYSYLSGLGYKIAGLVPFTIPLSWFYVGLSSYLIARTGLKVAQKPSWGRHIAAIAVGALLFTCWDFALEPAMSQTSLPFWYWEQPGAFFGTPYQNYAGWFGTSALFMSVAGLLWRNTSIKLERSQLNLPLVVYLTNFAFAAGLSLAAGFSIPVLLGLFLGVVPAVALWLRSSTTATQVAVEPVSQEVSVAKVEVALK, encoded by the coding sequence ATGAGACAACTTGTTATCGTTGAGCGCGTATGCCTGATTGGTCATATCGTGTCAAAAGCCTTCGGACTGGTAGGGATGCTACTGGTCATACCTAATGCCGACATAATTTTTAACTTATCGCAGGTTGGAGAAACTGCCATACAGTTAAGTATGGCAGGCGGCGGTGTAGTTGATATCATTTTGGGGACAATAGCTGTCTCTATTTATGCCTACCGGACGCTGGGATTGGGAACTTGGCTAGCATTTATGCTGCCGGCTATGCTTATCTCTTTAGGAAGTGAACTACTGGGAACCAGCACAGGTTTTCCATTTGGAGATTATAGCTACTTGAGTGGCTTGGGTTATAAGATTGCAGGGCTAGTTCCTTTCACAATTCCTTTGTCTTGGTTCTATGTTGGACTGTCGTCTTATTTAATTGCGAGAACTGGTTTGAAAGTGGCTCAAAAGCCCAGTTGGGGTCGCCATATTGCGGCTATAGCTGTTGGTGCTTTACTCTTCACTTGCTGGGATTTTGCCCTTGAGCCAGCGATGAGTCAAACTTCTCTGCCTTTTTGGTATTGGGAACAACCAGGAGCTTTCTTTGGCACACCTTACCAGAACTATGCAGGTTGGTTTGGCACTAGCGCCCTGTTTATGAGTGTGGCAGGCTTGTTGTGGAGAAACACATCGATAAAATTAGAGCGATCGCAACTCAATCTACCCTTAGTCGTTTATTTAACTAACTTTGCCTTCGCCGCTGGGTTAAGTTTAGCTGCTGGCTTCTCCATCCCTGTATTGCTCGGCTTGTTCCTTGGTGTGGTTCCCGCAGTGGCGCTGTGGTTAAGAAGTTCAACCACAGCTACTCAAGTTGCTGTTGAACCAGTAAGCCAAGAAGTCTCAGTAGCAAAGGTTGAAGTTGCCTTGAAATAG